The following are encoded in a window of Solidesulfovibrio magneticus RS-1 genomic DNA:
- a CDS encoding DUF459 domain-containing protein, producing the protein MRSPSQVLLLAVLIVSLILPPGLPVAGAAKVDPGAPKAKRILLVGDSLSIGLGQQMETAFAGKPAVRFAYLGKVSSGLANPSFFDWEANLDAQVKAHHPDVVMIMLGANDDKPLPTPSGRSAPYKSASWDVEYARRVARLHAIAKSENPAAAVYLIGVPIMGDAAFDAGMGHVNGVLARTAASLPDCAYINVRDVLADASGAYAPVARTALGATVKLRADDGVHISAAGSRLLAARLIETVAEPSGLPRGELLAAIENRDLTPMARPGRPATPSVTAVASATAPASAPAVAAAEKPAAPVAVAAAAVAAKPVAAPAVQVAQATAAPKALSSAAAPAKGAAPAVQPTPAPAAAAKAAAPIQVAEAPTKAAASSVDPMGRPAAPAPVVATPAVAPGVSYAVADGDTLWSVAKRLGVSADALAAANPGVDPRRMSIGQRLAVPAGVDLAQVTKAQIRPSSPTAATKVHTVADGDNFWSVARQHSVTVAALTEANPGVDPTRLRIGQPLALPAAASATAARPAAGKQHAALDGAGYVVADGDNFWSIAKRLGVSADDLTRLNAGLDPLRLQPGQVLAVPDNARAEALAAPAPAAAETRTVSDAGLYPVAPGDTLWGLSRRFGVSLEEMLAVNGEVDPSRLRVGQLVTVPAEGGLASAEMLLFPVSAGDSLWSIAKRFDVSVEALTAANPGVDPLRLREGQTLRVPSSLAAVAASGAPAKEASAKAASVAAPAILPAEAQGGTVPAATPAPTAGPAHAPARQHVISEGDNLWKLSRAYGLSVQRILAENSGLDPMRLRVGTVLQLPVGVASMAAR; encoded by the coding sequence ATGCGAAGCCCGAGTCAGGTCCTCCTCCTGGCCGTACTGATCGTCTCCTTGATTCTCCCTCCCGGACTGCCCGTGGCGGGCGCGGCCAAGGTCGATCCCGGCGCGCCCAAAGCCAAGCGTATCCTGCTGGTGGGCGATTCCTTGTCCATTGGCCTGGGCCAGCAGATGGAGACCGCTTTCGCCGGCAAGCCAGCGGTGCGTTTCGCGTACCTGGGCAAGGTGTCGAGCGGTCTGGCCAATCCCTCGTTTTTCGACTGGGAGGCCAATCTCGACGCCCAGGTGAAGGCTCATCATCCCGATGTGGTCATGATCATGCTCGGAGCCAATGACGACAAGCCCCTGCCCACGCCCTCCGGGCGCAGCGCGCCGTACAAGTCCGCGTCCTGGGACGTCGAATACGCCCGGCGCGTGGCCCGGCTGCACGCCATCGCCAAAAGCGAGAACCCCGCCGCTGCCGTGTACTTGATCGGCGTGCCCATTATGGGCGACGCCGCTTTCGACGCCGGCATGGGCCATGTCAACGGCGTGCTGGCCAGGACCGCCGCCAGCTTGCCGGACTGCGCCTATATTAACGTTCGCGACGTCCTGGCCGACGCCTCCGGGGCCTACGCTCCGGTGGCCCGCACGGCTTTGGGCGCCACTGTCAAGCTACGCGCCGACGACGGGGTGCACATCTCCGCCGCCGGCTCGCGCCTGCTGGCTGCCCGGCTGATCGAAACCGTGGCCGAACCCTCGGGCCTGCCCCGGGGCGAACTGCTGGCCGCCATTGAAAACCGCGATCTGACGCCCATGGCCCGCCCCGGCCGTCCGGCGACCCCGTCCGTGACGGCGGTCGCTTCCGCGACGGCCCCGGCTTCGGCCCCGGCCGTTGCCGCCGCCGAGAAGCCGGCCGCCCCCGTGGCCGTTGCCGCCGCCGCCGTGGCGGCCAAGCCTGTAGCCGCCCCGGCCGTGCAGGTCGCCCAGGCGACCGCCGCGCCCAAGGCTCTGTCCTCGGCCGCTGCGCCGGCCAAGGGCGCCGCTCCGGCTGTCCAGCCGACGCCTGCTCCGGCCGCCGCCGCCAAGGCCGCCGCGCCGATCCAGGTCGCCGAGGCTCCGACCAAGGCCGCCGCCTCGTCCGTCGATCCCATGGGCCGCCCGGCCGCGCCGGCTCCGGTGGTCGCCACGCCGGCTGTGGCTCCCGGCGTCAGCTACGCCGTGGCCGACGGCGACACCCTGTGGTCCGTGGCCAAGCGCCTGGGGGTGTCCGCCGACGCCCTGGCCGCTGCCAATCCCGGCGTCGATCCCCGTCGCATGAGCATCGGCCAGCGCCTGGCCGTGCCGGCCGGGGTGGACCTCGCCCAGGTCACCAAGGCCCAGATCCGCCCGAGCAGCCCCACCGCCGCGACCAAGGTCCACACCGTGGCCGACGGCGACAACTTTTGGTCCGTGGCCCGCCAGCACAGCGTCACCGTAGCCGCGCTCACCGAAGCCAATCCCGGCGTCGATCCCACCCGGCTGCGCATCGGCCAGCCCCTGGCCCTGCCCGCCGCCGCCTCGGCCACGGCCGCCCGGCCGGCCGCCGGCAAGCAGCACGCTGCCCTGGACGGGGCTGGCTATGTGGTGGCCGACGGCGACAACTTCTGGTCCATCGCCAAGCGCCTGGGCGTGTCGGCCGACGACCTGACCCGCTTAAACGCCGGCCTTGACCCCCTGCGCCTGCAGCCCGGACAGGTCCTGGCCGTGCCGGACAACGCCCGGGCCGAGGCCCTGGCCGCACCCGCTCCGGCCGCCGCCGAAACCCGGACGGTCAGCGACGCGGGGCTTTATCCCGTGGCCCCGGGCGACACCCTGTGGGGCCTGTCGCGCCGGTTCGGCGTCTCCCTGGAGGAGATGCTGGCCGTCAACGGCGAGGTCGATCCGTCGCGGCTGCGCGTTGGCCAGCTGGTCACCGTGCCTGCGGAGGGCGGCCTGGCCAGCGCCGAAATGCTGCTCTTCCCGGTCTCGGCCGGCGATAGCCTGTGGAGCATCGCCAAGCGTTTCGACGTCAGCGTCGAGGCTTTGACCGCCGCCAATCCCGGCGTCGATCCGTTGCGCCTGCGCGAGGGCCAGACCCTGCGCGTGCCGTCGTCTCTGGCTGCCGTGGCCGCTTCCGGCGCGCCGGCCAAGGAAGCTTCGGCCAAGGCGGCGTCCGTGGCCGCGCCGGCTATCCTGCCGGCCGAGGCCCAGGGCGGGACTGTCCCGGCCGCCACCCCGGCGCCGACCGCAGGTCCGGCCCATGCCCCGGCCCGGCAGCACGTCATTTCCGAGGGCGACAACCTCTGGAAGCTCTCGCGGGCGTATGGCCTGAGCGTCCAGCGCATCCTGGCCGAGAACAGCGGGCTGGACCCCATGCGTCTGCGCGTGGGCACGGTGTTGCAGTTGCCCGTGGGCGTGGCCTCCATGGCCGCCCGCTAG
- a CDS encoding MBOAT family O-acyltransferase, protein MNITSFEFALFFAAILPLNWLLRPHAGAYRLFLLLASYVFYASFNAKFLLILLVFSFLTWFFAVVFAETSDQRFRRFCLVLYVGFALGMLVFFKYYEMLYISADWLFRVLSVKSPVPLLDVIMPIGISFFTFQGMSYAIDVYRDPIKVERSLVEVFCFISFFPTILSGPILRAGNFLPQLKKERVGQPDFSRAFYLLIRGLIKKIIISSYLSEHIVRTTFGAPEGFSSAAVLVGILSYAAQIYCDFSGYSDLAQGVGLLMGFDIPDNFNAPYTSLSLRDFWRRWHITFSTWLRDYLYISLGGNRKGTVRKYANLVATMALGGLWHGAAYNFLVWGFIHGFGLVIAHFVGSLRPTRAAKPAAPAAGDANVPSGPGFFGGLWNAVCWVSTFAYVNVAWVFFGAEDAGKAVDILKRAVALDPDGAGFRPTCLVLVVLVLGVQLLNFTGRDVFRKSFDWMPFPLQGAALGVAAACILKLGPDGVLPFIYFAF, encoded by the coding sequence ATGAACATCACCAGCTTTGAATTCGCCCTGTTTTTTGCCGCCATCTTGCCGCTCAACTGGCTGCTGCGGCCCCATGCCGGGGCGTATCGCCTGTTTTTGTTGTTGGCCTCCTACGTCTTCTACGCCTCGTTTAACGCCAAATTCTTGCTGATCCTGCTGGTTTTCAGCTTCCTGACCTGGTTTTTCGCCGTGGTCTTCGCCGAAACCTCGGACCAGCGTTTTCGGCGCTTCTGCCTGGTGCTTTACGTCGGCTTTGCCTTGGGGATGCTCGTTTTCTTTAAGTATTACGAGATGCTCTACATTTCGGCGGATTGGCTGTTCCGGGTGCTTTCGGTCAAAAGCCCGGTGCCGCTGCTTGACGTCATCATGCCGATCGGCATTTCGTTTTTCACCTTCCAGGGCATGTCATACGCCATCGACGTCTACCGCGACCCGATCAAGGTCGAGCGCAGTCTGGTGGAAGTCTTCTGTTTCATTTCCTTTTTTCCGACCATCCTGTCCGGCCCCATCCTGCGGGCCGGCAATTTCCTGCCCCAGCTCAAAAAGGAGCGGGTGGGGCAGCCGGATTTTTCCCGGGCCTTTTATCTGCTGATCCGGGGCCTTATTAAAAAGATCATCATTTCGAGTTACCTGTCCGAACACATCGTGCGCACCACCTTCGGCGCGCCCGAGGGCTTCAGCTCGGCGGCGGTCCTCGTCGGCATCCTGTCCTATGCCGCCCAGATTTATTGTGACTTTTCGGGCTATTCCGATCTGGCCCAGGGCGTGGGGCTGCTCATGGGCTTTGACATCCCGGACAACTTCAACGCCCCGTACACGAGCTTGAGCCTGCGCGATTTCTGGCGACGCTGGCACATCACCTTCTCCACCTGGCTACGAGACTACCTCTATATTTCCCTGGGCGGCAACCGCAAAGGCACCGTGCGCAAGTACGCCAACCTCGTGGCTACCATGGCCTTGGGCGGGCTGTGGCACGGCGCGGCCTACAATTTCCTGGTCTGGGGCTTCATCCACGGCTTCGGACTGGTCATCGCCCATTTCGTGGGTTCGCTGCGCCCGACCCGGGCGGCCAAGCCGGCTGCTCCGGCGGCGGGCGACGCCAATGTCCCCTCGGGGCCGGGCTTCTTCGGCGGCCTGTGGAACGCGGTCTGCTGGGTTTCAACCTTTGCCTACGTCAACGTGGCCTGGGTGTTTTTCGGGGCCGAGGACGCCGGCAAGGCCGTGGACATCTTGAAGCGCGCCGTGGCCCTGGATCCTGACGGCGCGGGTTTCCGGCCGACCTGCCTGGTCCTGGTGGTCCTGGTGTTGGGGGTGCAGTTGCTCAATTTCACCGGCCGCGACGTCTTTCGCAAGAGTTTCGACTGGATGCCGTTTCCGCTCCAGGGCGCGGCCCTGGGCGTGGCTGCGGCCTGCATCTTGAAACTCGGCCCGGACGGCGTGCTGCCGTTTATCTACTTCGCCTTCTGA